One segment of Solanum stenotomum isolate F172 chromosome 1, ASM1918654v1, whole genome shotgun sequence DNA contains the following:
- the LOC125876912 gene encoding uncharacterized protein LOC125876912: MVRSHLIVHGMIQNYTFWYHHGERTCETEEPNSKSEDDENEIGEDDEEDEIHEILIDLHPAFNVENMNTGDDDVLEEEQNPEAKRFYSLLKEYDQPLYSKLSTLVKLLHIKSIGRWSKDSFNMLLKMLKNDLLPDESNLPNSYYEARKLIQSLALSYEKIDACKNDCMLYWKNDKFVDSCKFCGASRWKENKHSGETSFRKGKKIPHKILCYFSLNTKLQRLFMCSKTSSLMRWHHENKANDGIMRHPVDSKAWKKFDELHQSFAMEPRNVRFGLASDGFQPFGCSRTPYSIWPIVPIPYNLPPWLCMKQEHFVLSMLIPGPGSPGDAIDVYLQPLIDELNELWETRVVTFDASTKQNFTLHAALLWTINDFPAYANLSGWSTKGKLACPCCNKETISDRLIHGQK, translated from the coding sequence ATGGTTAGATCACATTTAATAGTACATGGAATGATCCAAAATTATACCTTTTGGTATCACCATGGAGAGAGGACATGTGAGACAGAAGAACCAAATTCTAAAtctgaagatgatgaaaatgaaattGGTGAGGATGATGAAGAGGATGAAATACATGAAATTCTTATAGATTTGCATCCTGCTtttaatgtagaaaatatgaatACTGGTGATGATGATGTTCTCGAGGAGGAACAAAATCCTGAAGCGAAAAGATTCTATAGTCTTTTAAAGGAATATGATCAACCATTGTATTCAAAACTTTCTACTTTGGTGAAATTGCTTCATATTAAAAGCATTGGTCGTTGGAGTAAGGACTCATTTAATATGCTATTGAAGATGTTAAAGAATGATTTGTTGCCTGATGAATCAAACTTGCCAAATTCATATTATGAAGCAAGGAAGCTAATTCAAAGCCTAGCGCTTTCATATGAGAAGATCGATGCATGTAAGAATGATTGCATGTTATATTGGAAGAATGATAAGTTTGTTGATTCTTGCAAATTTTGTGGTGCATCTAGATGGAAGGAGAATAAACATAGTGGGGAAACCAGTTttagaaagggaaaaaagataCCACACAAGATCTTAtgctatttttctttaaatacaAAGCTTCAAAGATTGTTTATGTGCTCAAAAACATCTTCTTTAATGAGATGGCATCATGAAAACAAAGCTAATGATGGGATTATGAGGCATCCAGTTGATTCAAAAGCATGGAAAAAGTTTGATGAACTTCATCAATCATTTGCTATGGAGCCTCGTAATGTTAGATTTGGACTTGCTAGTGATGGTTTTCAACCATTTGGATGTTCTAGAACTCCATACAGTATTTGGCCTATTGTACCTATTCCTTATAATTTACCACCTTGGTTATGCATGAAGCAGGAACATTTTGTTTTGTCAATGCTTATTCCCGGCCCTGGAAGTCCTGGAGATGCAATTGATGTTTATCTTCAACCATTGATTGATGAATTAAATGAATTATGGGAAACTAGAGTTGTTACCTTTGATGCATCAACTAAACAAAACTTCACATTGCATGCTGCTTTATTGTGGACCATTAATGACTTTCCAGCTTACGCAAATCTATCTGGTTGGAGTACAAAAGGAAAATTGGCTTGCCCATGTTGCAATAAAGAAACAATCTCAGATAGGTTGATACATGGTCAAAAATAG